The proteins below are encoded in one region of Salmo salar chromosome ssa02, Ssal_v3.1, whole genome shotgun sequence:
- the LOC123732116 gene encoding zinc finger protein 239-like, with the protein MSSLNDSAKEGVCWTEKETLGLNIVVKEEKEEEDVTVKKEAEVEAVTVKEVKLTQDEDAFRVKEEEDVTVKEEEDEKEEDAVFGLGEVTVTVKEEADIFGMKEVGEITVTLEEEEETGDLINNRERPDSHSDSVKTSSGKPYPEMSKPVRQHHCSQCNKSFKWLWKLKEHDRTHTGEKPFQCSQCGKSYTQLVSLKRHKGIHLGEKPYHCSQCGKSFTQLGNLNKHKRIHSGEKPYPCSHCGKNFRLSDNLKEHERTHTGEKPYHCSVCGKDFTKLGNLKEHERKHTGEKPYHCSQCGKIFSRSTDLKMHERTHTEEKPYHCLQCGKSFTDLDSLNIHKIIHSKEKPYHCCQCRKRFTKLGNLKRHENIHTQGRISSQFGKSFS; encoded by the exons ATGAGCTCGCTAAACGACTCTGCTAAAGAGggggtctgctggacggagaaagaaactctggggctgaacattgtcgtgaaagaggagaaggaagaagaggatgtCACAGTTAAGAAAGAAGCAGAGgttgaggctgttacagtgaaagaagttAAATTGACACAAGatgaagacgcgttcagagtgaaagaggaggaggatgttacagtaaaagaagaggaggatgagaaagaggaggatgcagtatTTGGATTGGGGGAGGTGACTgtcacagtgaaagaagaggcagatatttttggaatgaaggaagtgggggagattactgtcacattggaagaagaggaggagacaggagatctgattaacaaCA gagaaagaccagactctcactctgacagTGTGAAGACTTCTTCAGGGAAACCATACCCAGAGATGTCCAAACCAGTGAGAcaacaccactgctcccagtgtaatAAGAGTTTTAAGTGGTTATGGAAGCTGAAAGAgcatgatagaacacacacaggagaaaagcccttccaatgctcccagtgtggaaaaagTTATACCCAGTTAGTGAGCCTGAAAAGGCATAAAGGAATACACTTAGGAGAAAAGCCTTatcactgctctcagtgtggaaagagttttacccagttagggaacctgaacaaacataagagaatacactctggagagaagccttaccctTGCTCCCATTGTGGAAAGAACTTTAGGTTGTCCGATAATCTGAAGGAGCATGAgaggactcacacaggagagaaaccttaccatTGCTCCGTGTGTGGAAAAGATTTTACCAAGTTAGGGAACCTGAAAGAGCATGAGAGGAAACACAcgggagaaaagccttaccactgctcccagtgtggaaagatatTTTCAAGATCAACAGACCTTAAAatgcatgagaggacacacacagaagaaaagccttaccactgcttgcagtgtggaaagagttttactgaCTTAGATAGCCTGAACATACATAAGATAATACACTCTAAAGAGAAACCTTACCATTGTTGCCAGTGTCGAAAGCGTTTTACCAAGCTAGGGAACCTGAAAAGGCatgagaacatacacacacaggggagGATAAGCTCACAGTTTGGAAAGAGTTTTAGTTAG